Genomic DNA from Pigmentiphaga litoralis:
CAGTTTCCCGAACTCGCCGTGCAAGGTGAGCGGGTCGGGTGGGGCTGGCAGGGTGCGACGGGTCCATATGCTCTGCATCGTCATCATCGTCCCTCTCCATGCAACGTGGATGGACAGCGGACGGCAGGGCAGGCAGTTCCACGGCCCGTCGCCGGCGGCTTTTTGTTGGCGCAACTTCGTGCTGCAAGGCATCGGTCCAGAACAACAGCTGCAGCTTGCCATCCTGGTCTTCGACCAGGGCTGACAGGCTCTCTACCCAGTCCCCATCATTGCAGTACAGCAGGCCGTCGATCTCGCGCATCTCGGCTTTATGGATATGGCCGCAGACCACGCCGTCGTAGCCTTGCCGCCGCGCTTCACTCACCAGCACCTCTTCAAAATCGGTAATGAACGAGACGGCGTTCTTGACGCGGTGCTTGAGGTACTGCGATAGCGACCAGTAGTGGAGCCCCATGCGGCGCCGCACGCGGTTGAAGTGCAGATTCAACCAGAGCGTGAAGGTGTACAGCGTGTCGCCCAGGTGCGCGAGCCACTTGCTGTGCTGGATGACGCCGTCGAACTGGTCGCCGTGCGTGACCCAGAGCCGTCGGCCGTCGGCAGTGACGTGAACGGCGTCGGCCTGGACTTCGATGTCGCCAAACGCGTAGCCGATGAACTGACGCGCAAATTCGTCATGGTTGCCAGGAATGAAGACGACACGGGAGCCTTTGCGGGCTTTGCGCAGGATCTTTTGCACCACGTCATTGTGCGCGCGGGGCCAGACCCAGTTCTTGCGTAGCTGCCAGCCGTCGATGATGTCGCCGACCAGGTAGATGGTGTCTGCGTCATTGTGTTTGAGGAAGTCGAGCAGGTGCGCGGCGTTGCAGCCGGCCGTGCCCAGATGCAGATCCGAAATCCAAATCGCGCGCCAGTGGGTCGGCATCGAATGTGTCACCTGACAGTCCCCCTATCCATGACTAGCATGGGACCACGATGCAGTGACCGCATTGTGACCAGGGGATGTCAGTACCGTGACAGTGCCGGCTCAGGCTTCCTGGATGGCATCCAGACGCGCTGCAATGTAGCGGCGGGCGGCGGGGTTGAACATCAGGCGCATGTGTCCCACGCGTTCGCATACAAAGGACTCGGCGCCTGGTAGCAGCCCCTGCGCAACGGGCGACACGATGTTGTCGTGACGCGAAGCGACACAGGTGAACATCGACGGATCGTGGACGGGCAGCGCGGCGTTCAACTGCGTCAGCCAGATGCCATCGGGGACCATTTCTGTTGCACAGATGCCGCGCCCCATGCGGGCGTGGTAGGTGCCAAGGTGCGGCGTGGCGATGGTGATCACATGCTGGATGGGCGCCTGCGGATCGTGACGCAACGCCGACCGCGCGGCCAGGCCGCCCATGCTGTGCGCGATGATGACGACGCGATCGACCGAAGCACGTTGGCACAGGCTGCGCGCGCCGGCCAGCACCTGCTTGCCGAAGTCGTCGATGCTGGCCTGGGGAGGCGACAGGTCGATGGCGTCGACCGTCCAGCCGAGCGCACCCAGCCACCCGAAAAAGCCCCGCCACACGCCGCGGTTGCACCCGTAGCCGTGCACCAGAAGGATGGCGCCGCGCGGCTGGGCCGGGGCGACTGCGCGCCAGCCGCCACGCCACGGTATGTCCACATACATGTTGCGCAACGAGATCGCGACTTCGCCGGGCCAGGCGCGCAGGAAGCCACGGGGCGCGGCGCTGCCGGGACGATGGCTGAGACGCCAGGCCAGCAGAAAGCCGGCACCAACGATGGCCGCATGAATGACGATGGCGATCAGTATGCTGACGATCACGGCTGCCAGCAGCGATAGGCCCAGGCCTTGCATCAATGCCGTGGTGACCAATGCGCCGAGAATGAGCACGCCAACCAGGAAGAAGCGCAGGCCGGTGGCCATGGTCATGCTGGCACCAGGGTGAAAATCAGACGTTGGCAGGTGGCTTTGGTCATGCTGGCACCGCGGTGCACAGCGGACGCGGGGCAGTCGCTGTAGCCATTCCGAAGCTTTCAAGAAAGTCGAATCCCGGCCTGTGTTCGCCAGCCACGGCGCGATGCAGGGAATGCAGCAGATTCAGGGGATGCAGGACACAGGACCCGTTCGTCACAGTTCCGCCCATCGCCGCAGTAGGTTGTGATAGATGCCGGTGAGCTGAATCACGGCGGGGTCGCTCTGGCTTTTTTCGGTTGCGAGTTGCTGGATGGTCTGGTCGAGCTGGAAGAGGGTGCTGCGGTCGGCGTCGGACCGGATCATGCTCTGGATCCAAAAGAATGAGCTGACGCGCACGCCGCGCGTAACGGGGGTGACGTGGTGCAGGCTGCTCGCGGGATAGAGCACCATGTCGCCGGCTGCGAGTTTGACGCGTTCGGTGCCGAAGGTGTCTTCGATGGACAGTTCGCCGCCGTCGTAGTCCTCGGGGGAGGACAGGAATAGCGTGGCCGACAGGTCGCTGCGGATGCGGAAGTTGCTGCCGCGCAGGGTGCGCACGCCGTTGTCGATGTGGTTGCGGAATTCGTGGCCGCCGGCGTAGCGGTTGAACAGCGGCGGGAAGACTTTGAGCGGCAGGGCGGCGGCGATGAAGAGCGGGTTGGCGCCCAAGGCGTCCAGGATCGCGTCACCGACCTGGCGGGCGACGGGCGACCCTTCGGGCAGCTGTTCATTGCGTTTGGCCTGCGCGGATTGGACGCCGGACGTGGCGTTGCCGTCTATCCATTCGGCGGCGTCGATGGCCTGCCGAAAGGTGGCGACTTGCTCGGAAGTGAGTACCTGCGGTAGATGCAGCAGCATGGTTGTGAACTCTGACGGGCGTCAGGCGTCGGAAGCGCCAGAGGGCGCAGTCCCGATGTTGTTGGACGAAGATCCGACGGGGCGAGCGTTATCGGCAGCAAAGCCTGCGTCGTCCGTGCTGCCAGCAATCTTCGCCGAAGAGCCTGCGCTGCCCGTCTTGCTGGCGTTACCGCTGTCGACGCCCATGGCGCTAGCGTCGCCCGCGTTGCTTGGACTGCCTGCGCTGCCAGCACTGACCGCGCTTGCGGCGCGCAGCATGCGCGACTCGAACCAGCCGCTCAGCGCCTGGAATTCCGGATGCGGCGATTGCTGCAGGAAGTCGCGGGTCTTTTCCTTGAAGGCGAGGGTGGCGGTGTCGGGCACGCGGCGCAGCCAGCGGATGGCGTCGTCCATGCGGCCGCGGTCGGCCAGCAGACGCGCGGCGTTGAATTGCCCGCGAAAGTCGCCGCCTTCGGCTGCGCGCAGGTAGTGGTCCAGCGCGGTGTCCAGGTCGACGTCGACTTCCCAGCCGTCTTCATAAAAACCGCCGACGATGTTGATCGATTTGGCGTGGCCCAGTGCGGCGGCTTTGCTGAGCCAGGCAAAGGCTTCCTTGCGGTCGGCGTCCACACCCGCGCCTAATGCCAGTGCGGTGGCGTAGTTGTACATGCCCCAGTCCAGGCCGGCCTGGGCGGCAAGGCGGTGCCAGTAGGCGGCCATGACGTCATTGGGCGCGACGCCCCGGCCGTGCTGGTAGCACTGGCCCAGCAGATTCATGGCCATGGGGTCGTCTTTGCGGGCGGCGCGTTTGAACCAGAAGACGGCTTGTTCGGGGTCACGGTCCACACCGCGGCCGTCCAGCAGCATCTGGCCGTACACGAGCTGGGCCTGGGTGATACCGCCTTCTGCCGCGGCATGGAGCCAGGCGGCAGCGCGTTCGGGCGGGCCGGCCAGGATCTGGGCCAGTTCTTCGGGGGTGACGGCGTTGATGTCTTTGGGAGTGACCGGGGGCATGCAGTGTCTGGCTGAAAGAGGCGGAAGGTATTTGCGGAAAAGATCCGGAGCAAAAGCATCCGGCGGAAAAGAACCTGGCGAAAAAACCTGGCGGAAAAAAACCGGCTCGTAGCCGGTACAGGATAAACCACGTCAGGATTTCTTGCGGTGACACGGCGGCGGAGCGCGCCCTCTGAGCGCCATAACCAAGGGCGGCGCCGATCCCCGGCGCCGCCCCCTCCCATCAATACCTGAAATTCAGGCTGGCGATGGCGGCGCGGCCATTGCCTACCGACGCGTAGTGCGTGCTGTAGGTGGACGTGTAGTAGAACTTGTTGGTCAGGTTCAGCACGTTTAGCTGCGCGGTCAGGTTGCGGTTGATGCGGTACGTGGCGACGGCATCGAAACGCAGGGCGCCCGGAATGTAGCGGCGCACGGCGGCAGCGGAACCGTACTGTTTGCCGGTGTAGAACGCACCACCGCCGACCGACAGATCCGGAAGGACGTTATACGTCGACCACAGGCTGAAGCTGTGCTCGGGCGTGTTCGGGAATTCCTGGCCGACCGCGCCCTGGTTGGCCAGGACCGGACCGTTGTCGGTGATCTTGCTTTTCAGGAAGGTGTAGCCGCCGAACACTTGCCACTTGTTGGTGATGTTGCCCGAGGCGCCCAGTTCAAAGCCGTTGATGGACCGGCCGCCGCTCATGGAATAGGTATTGTCGGGATTGGTCACGCGGGCGTTGGTGGTTTCGATGCGGAACACCGCGGCGTTGACCGCCAGGTTGTTGTTCAGCAGGTTCCACTTCGTGCCGAATTCCAGCGACTTGTTCTTTTCCGGCGCCAGGTCGGCCGCGTTCAGACCGACGTTGCCACGGCCCGGGGTGATGCCGTTGTCGCCGGCGCCTTCGGTCAGGTTCGACCCGACTGGCGTGGACGAAGTTGCGTACGAGGCATACACGCTGCCATTGGGCGCAGGCTTGTAGATCAGTCCCAACTGGTAGTTGAACAGCGTGTCGTCCCGGCGGGCATTGGTGCCTTGGGGCGTCGTACCCGCGGTGTTGTTGTAGCGGGTGCGGTAGTCGTCGACGCGCAGGCCGATGTTGGTCAACCACTGGTCCGACCACTTGATCGTGTCGAAGCCGTAAATGGAGGCGGACGTCACACGCGCCGTGGTGGTCTTGTCGCCCGGATTGATGGTGCCGGTCCAGGGATCATTCGGGTTCGGGTTGTAGAGGCTTGCGCAGTTGTAGCCCGACACCGCGCCCGAGCCCACGGCGCAGGCGTTGGTCGCGCCGCTGCCCGACCCGCGGGTGTTGATGATGTAGCTGCCGACGTGGCTTTCTTCGCGCGAAAATTCCACGCCGGTGGTGAAGCTGTGTTCAAAGCCGAACAGTTCCTTCTTGCCGTAGATTTCGGTCTGGTTGGCGATGCTGTCGGTGTCGCTGTTGCGGGTGTTGGCACGGCGCCAGACCAGGCCACGGTTCACGTTGCCCTGGCTGTCGTCAGGCTGGGTGTACACATAACGCTGCGTGGCGTCGGTGTAGCGCGTGGTGTTGCGGATGTGCAGGCCGTTGTCGAAGTCGTGTTCGATGCGGGCGGTGGCAATGTCGGACCGCGTCTTGCGAAAGTCGCTGTTCGCCAGACCATAGAAGTTGTGGCGGTTGACGCTGACCGGGCTGATCTCGGTCACGCCGGCCGGAATGCTGGCGGCAGTGCCGTAACGGAACGGGATGCCCGAATCGGGCAGGTCGTCCGTCTGCATGTGGTAGTAGCTCAGGATGACGCGGGTCGGCGAGTTCAGCCCCAGGGTCAGGGTGGGTGCAATGCCCCAGCGTGACACGTCCACGGCATCGCGGCCGGGCACATCGGCATCGTGCACCAGGGCGTTCAGGCGGAAGGCGGCGTTGTCGCCCAGGCGCCAGTTGCCGTCCACGGTTCCGCGTTTGTAGTTGTCGGTGCCCAGCCCCAGGCTGCCCGACACGAAGTTTTCGGCCTTGGCTGTCTTGCTGATCAGGTTCAGGCTGCCGCCCGCGCCGCCTCGGCCGCCATAGGCGCCATCCGGGCCCTTGGTGACTTCGATCTGTTCCAGGTTGAACACTTCGCGCGACGTTGCGCCGATGTCGCGCAGGCCATCGATGAAGGTGCTGGCCTGGGCGTCGTAGCCGCGGATGAAGGGGCGATCGCCCAGCGGATTGCCGCCTTCACCGGCGCCGAAGGTGATGCCGGGGGTGGTGCGCAGCGCCTCGACCAGCGTGCTCGACGCGGTGCTGTTGATCAGTTCCTGCGGGATGATGGTGACGGACTTGGGCGTATCGACCAGGGGAGCGGTGAACTTGCTGTTGGACGATTGTTCGACCTTGTAGGGCGCGTCGGCCTGGCCTTCGACGGCGATCGGCGTCAACTGCGCCGGCTGGCGGGACGCTTCCGGGGTGGTCTGGGCGTGGGCTGCGCCGCTGACGGCAAGCACGCCGCCCAAGGC
This window encodes:
- a CDS encoding UDP-2,3-diacylglucosamine diphosphatase, which translates into the protein MPTHWRAIWISDLHLGTAGCNAAHLLDFLKHNDADTIYLVGDIIDGWQLRKNWVWPRAHNDVVQKILRKARKGSRVVFIPGNHDEFARQFIGYAFGDIEVQADAVHVTADGRRLWVTHGDQFDGVIQHSKWLAHLGDTLYTFTLWLNLHFNRVRRRMGLHYWSLSQYLKHRVKNAVSFITDFEEVLVSEARRQGYDGVVCGHIHKAEMREIDGLLYCNDGDWVESLSALVEDQDGKLQLLFWTDALQHEVAPTKSRRRRAVELPALPSAVHPRCMERDDDDDAEHMDPSHPASPTRPAHLARRVRETADA
- a CDS encoding esterase/lipase family protein, yielding MTMATGLRFFLVGVLILGALVTTALMQGLGLSLLAAVIVSILIAIVIHAAIVGAGFLLAWRLSHRPGSAAPRGFLRAWPGEVAISLRNMYVDIPWRGGWRAVAPAQPRGAILLVHGYGCNRGVWRGFFGWLGALGWTVDAIDLSPPQASIDDFGKQVLAGARSLCQRASVDRVVIIAHSMGGLAARSALRHDPQAPIQHVITIATPHLGTYHARMGRGICATEMVPDGIWLTQLNAALPVHDPSMFTCVASRHDNIVSPVAQGLLPGAESFVCERVGHMRLMFNPAARRYIAARLDAIQEA
- a CDS encoding Fe2+-dependent dioxygenase, encoding MLLHLPQVLTSEQVATFRQAIDAAEWIDGNATSGVQSAQAKRNEQLPEGSPVARQVGDAILDALGANPLFIAAALPLKVFPPLFNRYAGGHEFRNHIDNGVRTLRGSNFRIRSDLSATLFLSSPEDYDGGELSIEDTFGTERVKLAAGDMVLYPASSLHHVTPVTRGVRVSSFFWIQSMIRSDADRSTLFQLDQTIQQLATEKSQSDPAVIQLTGIYHNLLRRWAEL
- a CDS encoding TonB-dependent receptor is translated as MAVPLAAALGGVLAVSGAAHAQTTPEASRQPAQLTPIAVEGQADAPYKVEQSSNSKFTAPLVDTPKSVTIIPQELINSTASSTLVEALRTTPGITFGAGEGGNPLGDRPFIRGYDAQASTFIDGLRDIGATSREVFNLEQIEVTKGPDGAYGGRGGAGGSLNLISKTAKAENFVSGSLGLGTDNYKRGTVDGNWRLGDNAAFRLNALVHDADVPGRDAVDVSRWGIAPTLTLGLNSPTRVILSYYHMQTDDLPDSGIPFRYGTAASIPAGVTEISPVSVNRHNFYGLANSDFRKTRSDIATARIEHDFDNGLHIRNTTRYTDATQRYVYTQPDDSQGNVNRGLVWRRANTRNSDTDSIANQTEIYGKKELFGFEHSFTTGVEFSREESHVGSYIINTRGSGSGATNACAVGSGAVSGYNCASLYNPNPNDPWTGTINPGDKTTTARVTSASIYGFDTIKWSDQWLTNIGLRVDDYRTRYNNTAGTTPQGTNARRDDTLFNYQLGLIYKPAPNGSVYASYATSSTPVGSNLTEGAGDNGITPGRGNVGLNAADLAPEKNKSLEFGTKWNLLNNNLAVNAAVFRIETTNARVTNPDNTYSMSGGRSINGFELGASGNITNKWQVFGGYTFLKSKITDNGPVLANQGAVGQEFPNTPEHSFSLWSTYNVLPDLSVGGGAFYTGKQYGSAAAVRRYIPGALRFDAVATYRINRNLTAQLNVLNLTNKFYYTSTYSTHYASVGNGRAAIASLNFRY